AGATTATGGAATTAGACCCCAATTATCCTAGTGGATTTTTAATGGGAGGTTTTTATGAGCAAGATCCTGAAAAACATAAAGAAAAGGTAACCAAAGCGTTTGAACTCTCTAAAAAAACAAATCTAAAATCTGAAAGAGATATTATGCAAGCAGAGTATTACCTGCTAGTAGAAGATAATTATCCTAAAGCACAAGAATACTTTAAAAAAGTAGTGGATATGTACCCTGATAGTGCTGCGGCCATATGGTCTTTAGGCATGGCCTATTATTACAATGGCGAATTTGACAAGGCGTTAGAATGCTATAAAAAAAGCACTGAACTAATCCCAAATTTACCTAAGGGATATGAGTTCATGTCTGTGATGTATTACTCCAAAAAGGACTATAAAAAGGCCTTAGAATATTTGGAAAAAGCTGAAGAATATGGCGCGAATGCCAAAAATGATTTTTACTACGCAGAGTATGTGGCTATGGTTTATAATAGAAATGAAATGTATAATAAGACATTAGATTATATTGAGACTACGCGCAAATACGGTGAGTTGTATAAGAATAGTGAAACCTTCGAAAAAATAGCAGAGATTGCCAAGGCTAAACTAGATTCTATTCAGGCAATGTAGCGATAGACAGTTAACATCACTAAAAAAGGCCATCTAATAATTTAGGTGGCCTTTGTATTTGCTTTTATAATGAAAAGCTATGAGTTTTAAACTGAGAATAGATGTAACTCTGATACTGACATTGCTAATAGCTAGTTGTGTTACTTACTGAAATGGCTTTGGAAAAAAGCGCTTCATTTGATGTAAGTTTACAATGAGGCGAAATACCAATAACGAGGTCTATAAGATTATTGACACGACCAAAATATACAAGCTAGTTTCCGTTTTAAATATTGATGGCAAGAACAGTACGTATTTGAAAGAAATTAATACGTACTTTTTAAAATTCTATACTGATGACAAAGTAGGTAAGTTTTTTTTATTGCTATAACATTGATATAAATTCTTTAAATCCTAAAAAAGCGACCATTGGTGTTTATAAGTACTCCAAAGGAGAACTAACGATGCAAACCTATTTTCGTAGTCCTCAAGGTGCCGGATTCATAAAAGAAAGACTAAAGAAACATACTACCGATTTTCTGGAATTTGGAAATGAAAACTATGGTAGCGGGTATGAGAAAGTAGATATCCCTAAAGAATTTTTAATCTACACCCCGGATTGGTAGCACCTTTGAACCAACTTAGTCAAAAATATAACTATAAAAAACTCCCTACCCATGACATATTGCCATAGATAGGGAGAATTTAAAACACTAATCCAAATTTTTGTAAATAGAAATGCTACAGAAGCTTATCTGCCTTCTCGTTTTTATCCCTATTTTTCCTTTTCACACTTTTATTCTTTCCGCTTCCAAAGCGGTATGCCAAACCTAAGTATACAGAACGGGAATCTGTTTTAAACTGCCCCTCCTGAATGATGGTTCTAAAGGTTTCAAAGGCAAAGCGTTGTGTTCTAAAAATATCATTGAAGTTTAGACTTAGTGTTCCCTTGCCTTTGGCAAAATTGTAGCGGGCACCGGCATTCATAAAGAAGTTGTCTTTTAAATCATATTGTAAAACACTTTGCCTTCCACTATAAAACGTAAATAATTGAAAGGTGAGGTCCTTTGTGGCTTTAAAACTGTTATTCAGCTTCGTATTCATTAACGTATTGTTCACTTCCACACTTTCTCCCTCGATAAAACCTTTTTGGGTTCTTGAGTACACATCAAAACTTCCGTTAAGGCTCCACCAATTGGTAGGCCGATAAGTAGCGGATAATTCAACTCCGTAGGCGTCATTGCTATCAAAGTTATCGTAATCAACGATTAAGACCGTAGGATTGTCTTCATCAAAAAACCCTCTTCTATTGATTTCGTCATTGATTCTTCTATAAAAACCGCCAAATGTAAAATTCCCTTTTTCAAGTCTTCTGCTATAATTGAGTTCTACCGAATTGGTGAATTGAGGTACCAAACTTGGATTTCCAGTAAGGATCAACTGTGGTGTACTTAACTGCCTGATAGGATTAATCTGATTTAAGGAAGGGCGGTCAATTCTTCGGCTAAAACTCAACTGATACGAGTTTTTGCTCTCCTCGCTAGGACTATATTTTAAGAAACCTGATGGGTAAATATTAAAAAGCTTATCGGTAAAATTAAATGGCGCTTCCGAAACTTCGTTGAATTGGGTATCCACATTGTAATCTTCTAATCTAATTCCAAGATTATATTGCCATTTACCTAAACTTTGGCTAAAAGTGGTGTAAAAGGAATGTATATCACGATCATATCTAAAATCTGAATTCCTAAAATCGGAACGGTCAGTGATATAAGTATTTTCCGTGCGCCGTAAACGAGTTTCCAGACCAATTTCTAGAGTTGCACTTTCGGAGAGCGGATTTACATAATCCAAGTTTATGGTGGTGTTGGTTCGGGTGTCATCAATAAATTCATCATAGTTTGCTAGGGGCGTATTTCCAGTAAAATCCAAATCATTATTGGTGTCGCTTTTTAAGGTGTTATAATCAACTTCCAGTTCTACGAAATGTCCTTCGTTTGAAAAATCATGCTTAAAATCTACATTGTAAGATGCATTGATATTATCCCGATTGATCAAATCGAACTGATTAAAATCTGAACCTGGATCGTCTAAAAATGTAATGTTTCGTTCTGCATTCGATATAGCATCAAATATATTCTGATTGGTGTAAACAGATAATGTGTTTTTGTCATTGATATAGTAGTCGACCCCGAATTTGAACAAGTGCGAAGTGCGGTCGGCAACACTTAAAATATCTTGCCCTGTGCGTTCTACAGTTCTATTGATGAATCCGTTGGTAACTCCCTCTCCCAATCTGTTGCCGTAGCTACCGTAGAAATTGGCTTTTCCGTTTCTATAATTTAAGCTCAGGGAATTATTGTAGCGAGCACGTTCTCCATAGGTAAAACCAGTATTTATAGAACCGTTGAACCCCAGGTTGGTATTCTTTTTTAAAGTAATATTAATTATACCGCTCATCCCTTCTGGATTGTATTTTGCGGATGGGTTCGTAATCAGTTCGATGGTTTTAATAGATGTAGAGGGTATTTGTTGTAAAAGCTCTCGAGAACTAATATTTGTAGGTTTACCGTCTACGAGCACACGTACGTTTTCATTGCCGCGTAATGACAAATCTCCATCTTGGGTAATACTCACCGATGGAATATTGCCCATTATATCACTTGCGGAAGCACCGGCGGTGGTAAGGTCCTTCCCAACGTTGATGACCTTTCTATCAATTTTCTGCTCTATCGTAGAACGTTCTGCAGAGACCTCGACGGCCTCCAATGCCACAGCATCTTCTTCTATAAAAATAGCTCCCAAGCTCAATTTTTTAAGATCGGTATCGAGAGTTAGTGTTTTAACGTGTGTTTTATAGCCGATATATTGGACCTCAAAATTGTAGTTTCCGAATAAAATATTATCTAGATCAAAATTACCGTTCTCGCCTGTGATGCCCCCTGTAACAATAGAATCGCCCGATTTCAGAATCACATTGGCATATGGGATTGGTTCTTGCGTACCAGTATCGAACACCGAGCCTGAAACAACTCCTTTTTGACCAAAACTAAAAAAGGAAAACAAAATAAAAATCCATAAAACATGGGATTTCAAGTTCTCTTGGAACCATAATAAGAAATTGACTGTGAAAGTTTTTTTCATTGTAAAAAGTTGAATTTTAAACGAATCTAGAAGGAAGTATAGAGCCTTCTTTATCACGTAGATATAGAATTGGTTAGTGATGCTAAAGGCTTTGAAAACAGAGTTGAACACAATTGTCTACAAAAAGACAGTTTTGGGCATCGTTAATACGCCATTGGTCGGTTATTCAGAGAGCCCTGCTTTAGATTTGTATCTTTATGGCAAAAGCAATAACTATGTGGCAACGAATGCAGCATTTTTTAGAAGTTTCAAAGTACAAGTACCTGGTATTTGCGCTTTTGATTTTTGCTTTCTCCGCATCAACTTCAAGTTGGTACTATACAAGCACCTATGAATTAGTGGTGACTTTTGGCATTAGGGTAGCACTTCAAATTGCAATGGCTTTCATTATTGTTGAGGTTTTAATCCCAAAACTTTTAAATAGAGGAAAAACAAGCACATTCGCAGCAGGTGTAACATTGGTGCTCTTTTCATTCTATGCTATTTGCACCCTTATTTTCATTCACTTTTTTGAACCGTCGTTTCCAGCAACTTACGTGAACTATATCAAGCGTTTTGAAGACCCCTCAATTACTGGACGCTTTTTAAATTTTGGCGAATTCGTTTCCAAATCATTGTATTTGCTTTATCCTACCTTTTTGATTTTGGTACTAAAGTTATATACCGAAAAGCAGCAATTGCTGAAATTGAACGAACAGAAAAAAACCGCCGAACTGGCCGCATTGAAAAACCAATTAAATCCGCACTTCTTGTTCAATACATTGAACAATCTATATGCATTGGCATTGAAGAAATCGGAAGATACCCCAAAAGTCATTCGCAAACTATCGGAAATATTGGATTACATACTGTACCGCTGTAACGAATCTTATGTTTCGCTGGAAAAGGAAATCGAGCTTATTGAAAACTACTTGTCCCTAGAAAAAATACGTTATGCGGATAGAGTGAAAATTGAATTCAGTAAAAATATAACCGGCCAGGAAAAAATTGCCCCTTTACTTTTACTCACCTTTGTAGAAAATGCCTTTAAACACGGAGTTGCCAATGAGATACATCAGGCCCATATAAATATTACCATTTCTAAGAAAGGGGAAGAATTGCTGTTTAAAGTTGAAAACAGCAAGCCCGCGGTAACCGAAAAATTGGAAAATAAAGAATCAATTGGACTTCAAAATATAAAAAAGCAGTTGGAGCTACTGTATCCTAAGGCTTACGACCTTATTATAGAAAATGGGAAAAGTACGTTTTCCGCTAATCTTAAACTGTCCATGGCATGAGTTACCAATGTGTAATTATAGATGATGAACCATTGGCTAGGGAACTACTCGAAGGTTATCTCGAAAAAATTCCGGATTTTGAACTCGTGGCTTCTTGCCCAAGTGCTATCGATGCAAGTACTATTTTAAGCAAAAACAAGGTTGACCTCTTATTCCTTGATATTGAAATGCCCCTACTAAAGGGGACCGATTTCTTTAAAAATTTGGTTCATAAACCCGAGGTAATTTTCACCACGGCTTATAGAGATTATGCGGTTGACGGTTTTGAACTGAACGCGCTAGATTACCTATTGAAGCCGATTTTCTTTGAACGCTTTTTTCAGGCAATTCAGAAATTTTTAAAACAGGTAGAAAAGACTGAAGTAAGTAACTCAAATAATACTACCTCCAATACAAGTGACTACCTCTTTGTAAACAAGGCCAAAAAACAGATTAAAGTTGTTTTTGATACTATTTTGTATGCCGAAAGTTTAAAAGATTACATTAAAATACACTTTCAAGAAGAAGAGCCATTAACCGTAAAAGAAAGTATCTCTGCTTTTGAAAAGCGATTGGATAATCGGTTTATTCGTTTGCACCGTTCCTATATTGTGAACAGCGAAAAAATTACCGCCTACACCAAAAATGATGTTGAAATCGGAAGAATGGAAATCCCGATTGGAAACAATTACAAAGACAATCTACTCCCCTTTTTAAAATCGATTTAATCTCAAAATCACACTTGATTTTTTCTCAGGTGAACGTGATTTTGTATTCATGCTAGACATGTACATATTTGGTCGAAAATCGCTGAAACACCCTTAAAACAAGAACGTATACCGTATGCGCACCCATCTCAACCTATTTTCTTTTGTCAGCTAATGAGCTCATTTTACATTAGCCACATGAATTTAAAAATTAAAATTTTCAGTATGAAACAAACAAAATTAGTTCTTGTATTTACCGTAATTTTTCTTGGTGGATTGTTGGTAAACGCACAATCAAAAACCAAAAAATGGGATTTTAAAAAGGGAGAGGTCTTGGATATTCTGCTTTTTAATGGAAAACCTGAATTACCTAAGCTTTTCCCAAGGTATAAGGAAACCGCTTTTGCTTTTGCACTTGAAAAAGGATATCAACCGCAACCATTGCTTGCAGTTGCAGAAACTACGCAAGGAGGATATCAACCAGGCACCTATGTAATTGCAAAATGGACGGATTTAGCAAGTAGAAAAAATTTCTTACATGAAATAATAGCTAAAGTGCCCGATTTTCATGAGCAAAGAAGGGCCATGTGGTCTTCGTTTAATTTGGCTTATTATGTAATGACAAAGGACATATCTTTTGAAGTTAATCCAGATAAAATAGTAGTAGCTACATCCTATTGGAAAGATGATACAGAGACTTTTATAAACTTTAAAAAAGAATGGCTTAAAACAGCTAAGAATAACGGAGGAAAAGTACTGTTGGAATTAAATGACCCAATGTCTACAGTTGGTTACATGTACAAACCAGATTTTATAGTATTAACGGAGTGGAATGATAGAGCGGCCTTTGATGCTTTTTCTAAAGAAAGTACGAAAATGGGCGAAAAGGGAATCCAAAACGTGAACCAATTTATAATCAAATAAGCAATAAAGCTGGCAAGTTAACTATGCTTGCCAGCTCATTTTAAATTATGCAAACACTTTTAAATCAGTTGGTCTACTTTGGCTTTTTTCAAAGCCTATTCTTATTAGGGTTTTATCTGTTTTCGGCTAAGAATCGAAAAAATGTAAATGGATATACAGCATTTCTGATTTTAGTTCTTTTTATAGGATTGTTAGGTCGGGTATTATATATCTCTAAATTGTTTGGAGATAATTTTCGTTTAATTACCATCTCTGAATTTGCTATTCTTCTTTTTGGGGCGACCGTATTTCTTTTTACCAAATCATCATTGACCAACCAACGATTTAAGATTAGGGATTTAGTTCATTATTTTCCGGGGTTGGCATACATCTTATTTGTGATCTTCTATTTTATGATACCTTCGGATGAAGTAATTGTTGCCAGAATACAACGAGGAGAATTATACGCCATAGTTAATGTTTTAGTAGGGATTGGGCTTACGTTTAATTGTACCTATTGGTTTTTAAGTTTAAGACAGTTTTTAAAGTTTAGGAACAGCCTTAAAAATGAACTTAGTTATACGATAAAAACACAATTCTTTTTGAATTTTTTGATTGCTGTAGGGACTTGTCTTTTGGTTTGGACAAGTATGTATTTCATCAGTCTTTTTGGGCCGGAAACCATAGAAAGAGAGGCGCGAAAATTCATTTGGTTAGGAATCGCTTTTATCATTCTTTTCATTGCATATTATGGAATGATAGCGCCAGATTTATTCCGAATACAATCGTTAAACCTTTCTCAAAAATATAGTCAGTCAAAATTGAGTCATAAAGACTTAGATCTATTGAAGACACAGCTAGAGCGAATGATGAGTGCCAAAAAGCCCTATTTGAACACCAAGTTGATGAAGGCCGAACTGGCATCTATGTTAGGTATAAGCAACCCAGAATTGGCACGTCTTTTAAACGAACGTATTGGGATGAATTTCTTCGATTTTGTAAACTATTACCGAATAAAGGAGTTTATAGAACTGGCTAAAACGGAAAAGGCAAAAGAGCTTACTTTTTTTGGTTTGGCACAAGAGGCCGGGTTTAATTCAAAAACAACTTTTAACAAGGCGTTTCGTAGTTTAATGGGTACTTCACCTTCTGCCTATTTCAACAAAGAACTATAGTTTATTATTATGTTGTCATTTGTAACTTTTCATAAAAATTGATAGTTATACTTTATTTATATTAAATGGCCGATTAATAGTCCAGTTTCAAAAGTAATCACTGGTTTATCAATAATAGTCCTATTCGCGGTCTCATTTAGTAGTTTCGTCAAAAGACATATATCAGGACATTTTTTTTATTAAGTTAATCCAAGTGGAAAGACTAACGTACCATACTTTCATAATTGTACACCAATCTTGAAACCTGTGGTATTAACATATCCGAAGACGGGTATAAGAAGTTGGTTTTGGTGGCAATAATAGCTCGGAGGCCTCATCAAGGATAGAGCTATCCAATTCTTTTAGATAGGCTTGGGTAACCTCCAGGTTCTGATGCCCCAATGACTCGCTGATTACATCAGTGGCTACGCCTTTCTGTTTTAGGCAATTGGCAAAGCTATGTCGAGCGACATAACTGGTCAATGTCTTATTAATCTTGCAATGGACAGCTATTTGCTTTAAGTCCATATTAAAGACCTTCAGTGTTTGTTTTTTGGCCCGTTCAATTTCAATTGGCGTAAGGCTGTCACTTTTAAGTAATGGGAAAACATATGCTGTTCCTGTGGGTCTTTGACAGTAATAATCCAATATTTGCTGTACGGGTGGAAGAATCTTTATTTTGAAATTACCCTTAGTCTTTGATCGGGTGTATTGTATCACACCGTCTTTAATATTACTCCATTTTAATTTCAAAATATCGGCAAAGTTCATTCCCCGAGTGTAAAAACTAAATAGAAAATAATGACGGCTATCCACAAGATGGGGATACTGGGATATATCCATGTTCAGAATTTCGTAAATCTCTTCTATTTCCAGAGCCCTTTTTACACTCTTTCCCCTAAGCTTCGATATCTTGTATTTTTTAAATGGATAGTTGTCCAGGGCAGTCAAATCCCTCTCAATGGCCGTATTGAATATAGTGCGTATACACCTCATACGCACACTAATACCTCCATCGGTTCCACCTCTGAATCTAAGAAAACCTTCAAATTTTGTGAGAAAAGCCAAATTTACGTCCTCAAAATTTAGACGAGTACTCCCGTGAAATTTTTGAAGAGTTGCAAAGGCATCCTTATGACATCTAGCACTGCCAGTTCTGCCAGCAGTCAACAGTTCGGAAATCAGGTCGTCCCAGAAGTAGAAAATGTTATTGCCGTTAGGATTGGATTTCACTCGAAAGGCATGTTCAAATTCCGTGAGGGTAAATCGCTCCTTCTCGGCCTTAAGGTTTATGTAAATTCTATAAGCTCTATCCTTAATATTGGATAGCACCCGATTTTTTTGGATATAGTTTGGGCTTTTCTTGGTAAATATTTCAGAGTTTTGATCCCACTCGTTTGGGAAAGCATTGAACAGTGTTTTGAAAAATTTTGTTTTTCTATCCTTGGTTACACGCAAATAGATTGGATAAGATCCATTCGCCCGTCTTTTCCTTCTCATCACTATTTTAACACTGGCCATAATTTTCAAAAAATTGGTACAACATAGGTCCAACAAATTGCCTGATAAAGATACCCTAAATGAAAATCAAAGAAAAATTAATTATTATAAATTATTGATTATCAGATGATAAGAAACCAAATGAAGATAAAAGAAGAAAATTTTTCGCATCTTCTAAGCAGACGGTCAGAGGTTCGAATCCTCTCGCGATCACTTAAAAATCAAGACTTTAAAGATTAATTTCTTTGGGGTCTTTTTTATTTGCACTCAAAAATTGGAATTATTTGGATTTAAATGGGGTCATTTGAGTCTGATTTTAATTTGTTGTGAACGGACAACAAATGGCCCTATAAAGTCCTCGTTTTTAAACGCACAATAATCATATTCTAATTTGAACCGATTTTATAGCCTTTTAGACACAACCACGCTCTTCACTTAAATAAAACCCCTCTGGGACGCCTTCTTTGAATTTAAGCGCATTCC
This sequence is a window from Maribacter aestuarii. Protein-coding genes within it:
- a CDS encoding tetratricopeptide repeat protein, producing MELDPNYPSGFLMGGFYEQDPEKHKEKVTKAFELSKKTNLKSERDIMQAEYYLLVEDNYPKAQEYFKKVVDMYPDSAAAIWSLGMAYYYNGEFDKALECYKKSTELIPNLPKGYEFMSVMYYSKKDYKKALEYLEKAEEYGANAKNDFYYAEYVAMVYNRNEMYNKTLDYIETTRKYGELYKNSETFEKIAEIAKAKLDSIQAM
- a CDS encoding TonB-dependent receptor domain-containing protein produces the protein MKKTFTVNFLLWFQENLKSHVLWIFILFSFFSFGQKGVVSGSVFDTGTQEPIPYANVILKSGDSIVTGGITGENGNFDLDNILFGNYNFEVQYIGYKTHVKTLTLDTDLKKLSLGAIFIEEDAVALEAVEVSAERSTIEQKIDRKVINVGKDLTTAGASASDIMGNIPSVSITQDGDLSLRGNENVRVLVDGKPTNISSRELLQQIPSTSIKTIELITNPSAKYNPEGMSGIINITLKKNTNLGFNGSINTGFTYGERARYNNSLSLNYRNGKANFYGSYGNRLGEGVTNGFINRTVERTGQDILSVADRTSHLFKFGVDYYINDKNTLSVYTNQNIFDAISNAERNITFLDDPGSDFNQFDLINRDNINASYNVDFKHDFSNEGHFVELEVDYNTLKSDTNNDLDFTGNTPLANYDEFIDDTRTNTTINLDYVNPLSESATLEIGLETRLRRTENTYITDRSDFRNSDFRYDRDIHSFYTTFSQSLGKWQYNLGIRLEDYNVDTQFNEVSEAPFNFTDKLFNIYPSGFLKYSPSEESKNSYQLSFSRRIDRPSLNQINPIRQLSTPQLILTGNPSLVPQFTNSVELNYSRRLEKGNFTFGGFYRRINDEINRRGFFDEDNPTVLIVDYDNFDSNDAYGVELSATYRPTNWWSLNGSFDVYSRTQKGFIEGESVEVNNTLMNTKLNNSFKATKDLTFQLFTFYSGRQSVLQYDLKDNFFMNAGARYNFAKGKGTLSLNFNDIFRTQRFAFETFRTIIQEGQFKTDSRSVYLGLAYRFGSGKNKSVKRKNRDKNEKADKLL
- a CDS encoding sensor histidine kinase, which gives rise to MAKAITMWQRMQHFLEVSKYKYLVFALLIFAFSASTSSWYYTSTYELVVTFGIRVALQIAMAFIIVEVLIPKLLNRGKTSTFAAGVTLVLFSFYAICTLIFIHFFEPSFPATYVNYIKRFEDPSITGRFLNFGEFVSKSLYLLYPTFLILVLKLYTEKQQLLKLNEQKKTAELAALKNQLNPHFLFNTLNNLYALALKKSEDTPKVIRKLSEILDYILYRCNESYVSLEKEIELIENYLSLEKIRYADRVKIEFSKNITGQEKIAPLLLLTFVENAFKHGVANEIHQAHINITISKKGEELLFKVENSKPAVTEKLENKESIGLQNIKKQLELLYPKAYDLIIENGKSTFSANLKLSMA
- a CDS encoding LytR/AlgR family response regulator transcription factor, yielding MSYQCVIIDDEPLARELLEGYLEKIPDFELVASCPSAIDASTILSKNKVDLLFLDIEMPLLKGTDFFKNLVHKPEVIFTTAYRDYAVDGFELNALDYLLKPIFFERFFQAIQKFLKQVEKTEVSNSNNTTSNTSDYLFVNKAKKQIKVVFDTILYAESLKDYIKIHFQEEEPLTVKESISAFEKRLDNRFIRLHRSYIVNSEKITAYTKNDVEIGRMEIPIGNNYKDNLLPFLKSI
- a CDS encoding AraC family transcriptional regulator encodes the protein MQTLLNQLVYFGFFQSLFLLGFYLFSAKNRKNVNGYTAFLILVLFIGLLGRVLYISKLFGDNFRLITISEFAILLFGATVFLFTKSSLTNQRFKIRDLVHYFPGLAYILFVIFYFMIPSDEVIVARIQRGELYAIVNVLVGIGLTFNCTYWFLSLRQFLKFRNSLKNELSYTIKTQFFLNFLIAVGTCLLVWTSMYFISLFGPETIEREARKFIWLGIAFIILFIAYYGMIAPDLFRIQSLNLSQKYSQSKLSHKDLDLLKTQLERMMSAKKPYLNTKLMKAELASMLGISNPELARLLNERIGMNFFDFVNYYRIKEFIELAKTEKAKELTFFGLAQEAGFNSKTTFNKAFRSLMGTSPSAYFNKEL
- a CDS encoding site-specific integrase gives rise to the protein MRRKRRANGSYPIYLRVTKDRKTKFFKTLFNAFPNEWDQNSEIFTKKSPNYIQKNRVLSNIKDRAYRIYINLKAEKERFTLTEFEHAFRVKSNPNGNNIFYFWDDLISELLTAGRTGSARCHKDAFATLQKFHGSTRLNFEDVNLAFLTKFEGFLRFRGGTDGGISVRMRCIRTIFNTAIERDLTALDNYPFKKYKISKLRGKSVKRALEIEEIYEILNMDISQYPHLVDSRHYFLFSFYTRGMNFADILKLKWSNIKDGVIQYTRSKTKGNFKIKILPPVQQILDYYCQRPTGTAYVFPLLKSDSLTPIEIERAKKQTLKVFNMDLKQIAVHCKINKTLTSYVARHSFANCLKQKGVATDVISESLGHQNLEVTQAYLKELDSSILDEASELLLPPKPTSYTRLRIC